tactaagtgagttccaggacagccaggactatacagagaaaccctgtctcaaaaaaaaaaaaaaaagactggacaaaaataaaaatcagcccTTGAAGTGGCTGGTACCCAGATGAAGGAAGCCTCACACCGCTGCTGAGAAGCAGGCAGGACTGGAGTGAGTTCGAAGCCGTCCACCATGCACTCTTGGCTAACATGACACCATGTTAATGTCACTTCTTCCACAATTAACAAGTTTAACATGATGGCAACAAAACTAGTGTTACTTTTGCTCCAGAATTTGTCTGTAGCCCCACACAggaggactgaggcaggaggactgtgagtttgaggctagcctcacAAAACTATACTAAAACAGAAATACAGTATGATCCAGCAGCCTCCTCTGGCTTACTGACCACGAGAACTGAAATCAGGGTCTTTAAAAGATTAGCACTGCATGTGTACTGCAGCACTGTTCAcaaagctaacacacacacacacacacacacacacacacacaaggaagccCCTGGGCACATAAAAGAGAAACACAGCTTAGTAGGCAATGAACTACTCAGCCTTCAGACAGAAGGGCATTCTGTAATGTGCAGCAACCTGGTTGAACTGTTTGAGGATcaatggaaaatgaaagaagccagtccccaaaagacaaataaaatacgACATGATGCCATTTCTATGGGAAATCTATAACTGCCAAAATTGCTAGCCAACAAGTAGAATGGTATCtgacaggggctggggagaagggaaAGCAGGGAGTTGTTAGGAGCACAGAAGACCCTGTGCTCACAGAGAAGCACTAACAGACCCAGGAAAGTTAACCAGGCAGGGGAGTATCCTCAGTCAAGAAAGCTGAGAGTGGATCTTGTTAATGACCTGGTGACCTTTTTGCGGTCTGTGGAGGCAGACCTCACCCCTTTTGCTATAGAGGCAGACCTCCCCCAAATTCCCCAGGATGATTATCCCAGACTCTGCCCTCCTAGACCATTACCCATCCTGACAGAAGATGTTACATGTACATTATGACCTGCTGACCTCTATGATGTCTTGGTCAGAGACCACACTAGATTCTAGGCCTTTCAGATATGAAACCCACCCTCATGGTCACATGTACTTTGTAAAGGAGTTTCTATGTGGTCACACCTTAACCTTTATTGTGCACCTAGAATTGGACTGACTAGAAAAGCCTTTCCCTAAATTGTACTGTTTTAAATATACTGACAATGAACTGCCTGCATTAGACTCCCTGAGGTCTGGTCCAGGTTGATGCAGTCAATCTGCCTCAAGCAGTGTACACTTCATAAACCAGACAGTTTTGTCACTCTTCCAACTAAATAAGTGGAAGCAGTCTGTACATGGGCGTTGAGTACTCTTTCAGCCTGTGATGTGTTTATAAGCTTTCTCGGTGTCCTTCATGTAGTGGCCATCCATGACTCACTGCCCTATTGATGGATTTCATAACACATCCATCACACTCTTGATGTTACTTTGGGTTTCCATCTGGGGACTTGCTATGATGTCGATATGGTTTAAGTGGGCCCTGCAGAGGTCCTCGGCATGTTACTATTAAGTAGTAGGACCTTTTAAACAGTGTAGTCCAAGGTCATTAAGGGTGCGGCCTTTGGAAGGGATTAGATAGATCTCATTAGATCCTAGTTAGTCTTCTCAAGAGAACTGCTGTGAAAGAAAAGGCGAGTCTGCCTGGCTTCCTGTATTGCTAGGcagtttcttgctcttgcttgtgctcctgccatgatgacccCCCACCATTGGGTAATGCCATTGGGAAGGCCCTCATCAGAACTAGGGCAACATTATTTGGACTTTGAACTTCCAAAAGCTAAATAGAAAATTCTTCTTTATACATTATTCCGTCTTTGGCATTTTGTTGTAACAGTGGGAAGCAGACAACTACAGGATTTTTATACCCAACGCCTTTATGAGtgttgtataaatatataaaacgaGCACAAGTTTCTCTAAGCCTTACACTAAAAGCAAACTGCTGGGTCACAGAATACATTTTCAGCTTCACTGATAATGCCATCTTATTTTCCAAGGTAACTGAATACATTTGGACTCCACCGAGCAGCATCTGAGGGTTCCTACTCTTTACCACTTTGACTAGTCACTTATGCCAGCTCCGGTAAATACTCACATGTCCCTCATCAGCCGAGCATCCTCCGCTCTGACCAGCAAACTTCGGATGAGGTTAGAATTATCAGCCATGTCGGCGCTGAGCTTTTGATGCACTGAATGATACTCATCCACCTGGAGACCAAGAACACGAATAGTAACAGGGCCTCACCACCCTCCCGAGAGCCGGGAAGACAGAGAAGACTCTGCCTGCCACAGACAGAGCCCTCGTCCTCCCTGCTCAGTCATGCCATCTTAACTACCTCTATGCTTCATCTCCTTTTAACAAATGGTCTATACTGCCTTCAGTGATGATGGTCTAACTGGGTTAGACCTTCCTATGTCAGCAACAAAGATCTGAGCAACATACATATTAAGGTTTTAGTGATTCTCAGTGATAATGGTGAGATTCTGGTTTCTCTGCGGGTCTCTTCCGTGGGAGGGGGCAGTATAAGGCTGAGTAGTGAACTGTGGGCACCACTCAGCTACAGCCCTCGCCCTAACAGTGGTGTTTTACACTACAGCCAACCATAatccttacttttctttttcaactTTGAATGTGAATTTTTGGAAAGCAATGAACTCAAGAGCAACATGGACGCTGCAGATTAGATAAACAGAAAGTCACAGTGTGGTGCGTGCATGAAAGAGCATCCTCCGGAACCAGGAGAAACAAGGGATGAAGAGGTGGCTTCATCTTACACAAGTCCTCTAAGGAACTCACGCACCGAGGCTCATCTACATTTTTACAAAATTCTTTAGGACGTGATTATCACTAAATAATCTTGCGTGTGCGcgcatgtgcgcgcgcgcacacacacacacacacacatcttcgcTCGTGGCTTACCTTCACCAGCACTTTCCGTAGTTCCTCGAAGTACACAGGGAAATCTGCTTCTACCTGAAGGTCTTCAATAGCAAAAAAGGACGCGATCGACTGGATGATGTCACCAGCTAGATCAATATCGTCAGTATTCACAGTGATCTACCCAGGGGAAATGGGCAAGTTTAGCATCCTCACGGATGGATGAGAGTCAGCACCTGACTGTCTCCATGCTCCACACAATGCTTGAGAACATGGTTGTGACAGTGTGAGGTCAGGCTGctttcaggaaaatgcaaaccCCAGTCATTATTGCTTGCAGGTGGCTAAAGGTCACTTCTGTGACCTTATAAACTAAATGAAGTATTAGTCAAACAGTTAAAATGATTTTGTGCCAAGTGTCATTCAAACCTAACCTCCCAAGTTGCTGGGACTATAGGTTGCGCCATTGCACGTGGCTTTGCAAccaggagaaaagaaaaccagcaagCAGCCAAGAGCAAACACATGGTAAACAGTAAGCGGTTCCTGCCGTTTTTCTGTCCTGATATCAAAATGCCTGCAGTGGGAATGGGAAGCTGGAAGTGCCACAGTGAGCAGCTCCACCCTGGGTGGAAAGCTCAGTCAGGAATGCCAGctgtctgcctcagtttccccagtctGCTGGACGGTGTGTACCTTGTTTTGCTCTCTGTCCGGCTTCCCCAGCTATCTCTGCTGGACACTGTAAAGTCCTGTTTGGTGGTGTTCTGTTCTCTAGTGGCTGCTGCGCTCTCTCCTGCCACTGACTTTTATTTTTGCTTGCTGTAGACTTCATAAATGTagttattcaaaataaaaaccatggcCATCTTGGCTACAGTGGATCCATTCTCCAGGCTTACAGAGCAGCGCCCTCTAGACTCCCAACCATCATGATCTTTTTATTATGATtttcacttttacttttttttttttgcacattgaTGAAGTGTTTCctcactttattatttttacagttttgtaatttcaattttaattattCTAATTTTAATTACAATATTTGTCCTTTCAATTTTCTACCACCAAACCCTCCTTTATATTCTTCACTGCTTTCCTTCGCATTCATGGCCAGGAGACTCTCTTCTTCATAGTCcctaataaactttttttttaattagatattttcctcatttacatttttttgttttgtttttagagaaaaaGGTGCATAGCCcaggcttgaacccagagatctacctgccgcTGCCTCCTGTGTGCCGCCACAGCCTGCTTCCTCGTGGTtatttttaattgtcaacttgacccaatcCAGAATCAACCGTAAAGGAAGTTTACAGGTCTGGATTGGTGGGCCGTAGGCATGCCTGTGAGGGGATTTTCTTAGTTGGGTAAACTGAGGTGTGAAGACCCTGATGGGCAGCACCGTCTCGTGGGCTGGGGCCTggactgaggaagcagagagcaagtgGCACTGCCTCAGTTCTTCCTCTCTGCTCCTGGACCGTGCAGGAAACATGGGCAGCTGCTGCTACTGCGACCTCTCCACTGTCACAGTCTAAGGCTGCAACTGTGACAAACGGACATACTGTCTCCTCTCCACTGTTTCTGCAGGGTACTTTGTCATGGTAACAGGAAATGACACTAAGACACCAGCTCTCCTcaaattatagaagaataaaAGCCAAGAACAAGGCACAGCATTGCATTCCAGAGTGAACCCCAGTGTCAACCATGACACCAACACACTGGGCTGGGACACTGGCTTCTGTGATCTTGACAGCGGGAGTTGTACTTTGCATGTGAATGGTAGGTAGAACCCTATGCCCACAGTGTCATACATCATACATCACCTCAccactttgtttcatttttatgtagAGCTGGCCACCATTGCGTAACGATGTGAAACAGACGTGAAACGGGGAATTCTGAACGTTACTGTCTTCTGGCAACAGAAAGTTCTGGTTGAGCCACGTgaccatcttaaaaataatagaatgaagtgtgcttcagtttttaaaatacagtcatTGTGAAAGAATCCTTTCTCTAGTTTTACTACttggtttttttaaaagacattataCCCCACCAGCCCCCCTACATACACAGGCAACTACATGCAAGGCacactcccctttccctccttcctggtCTTCAGCAACACTCACAGTTACCACGGGTCCCCGAGCAGGCACAAGTCCTTCCTACTTAGACATAATCTTACATGTGATGCACAAAGGACTGAAGGGAGTGCTACTTGTCTATCTCACAGCTTTTCTGTACCTGGACGGGGCTGTCTGCATGGGGCTGACCCACATATGTCATTTTTTAGTgaaatatacatgtgcatactCAGACGCAGCTTACCTACACTTTTGATGCTAACGCTTTACAGTGGTTTACAATCTACTTCCAAGAATCACCCGTGAGGCTATCTATCTAGAAGGGCCTGCCTAGTGATCTGAGAATCTATACAGTTAAAACCTTCTCAAGAATTCAGaagccgggctggtgagatggctcagtgggtaagagcacccgactgctcttccgaaggtctggagttcaaatcccagcaaccacatggtggctcacaaccatctgtaacaagatctgacgccctcttctggattgtctgaagtcagctacagtgtacttacatataataaataaataaataaatctttaaaaaaaaaaaagaattcagaagcCAGTGTCCCACCCTGTCTTCTCTGCCCTGGAAGTAGCTCCCCTGCTGTTCCTCACCCTGAAAATGTAGGCCTGCTCCAAGTTCTGCTCCACCTGCTCCTTGGTCAGGAGCCGACCACTATGCACAGCTGTGTTGAATCAACAACCAGAAGCACTGGCTGATGAAAGCCCCTGCTCATCAGTGCCACATCTCCTGAGCTGCCTCATCCCAAGCTGCTGTGTCCATGTCAGCATCAGTTCAAGGGACATCAGCACAGCAGTCAAGTTCACTGAGGCTGGGCTGGCTCTGGGGCTGGGATTGGGACTGTGTGGGGAGCATCATCACTGGCTATGCCAGGAACGCTCTCTGAAGCAGCAACTGTTGGATTTTTGGCTTTGCCCTGCCAGAGACCACGAGGCTCCCTCTCCTAATGATGGCCTTTCTCATCATCTTCGACGTGAGAAGCAGCCATCTCCACCTCCAGCTCCCACAGGTCTTTCCCATGTCTCATGTGCCTCTTCCTGAACCTCCCTGGAAGTATGGggaaactggggctcagagaagTCAAGCAAGAAGTGGATTAATAAGAAAAGAAGAGTTCTGAAGCTCAACCAAAGGTACAGTCCACTGCCATGGGTGGTAAGCTATAAAAAGCATTTTACACCAGTCATGGAATCTCTTAGGGCTCCTTATGAAGTAGGCAATGCTCCCCTCCCATTAGATGGGCACTCCTCAAAATCATTAGAAATTTAGTTAAGGTAGCACTTGAGCTAAAAGTCAAAACTGCCCTCCTCTCCAGATCCTACCTTTTCTATCTTCCCCCCTTGAGACTTTTCACTATGCAGTCAAGGCTGGTCAGGAACTCCTGGGTTcaagtgatccttctgccttcatcTTGCAAGGAACTGGGAATATAAATGAATGCTGCTACCCTAGACATCTCCACTTCCCTTCTCTTGAAACACTAAGGCATGACAACTACATTAATAtcatcacaaaagaaaagaaagaattaagaATAGTAAGAATTCAATTGTAACTAAGGATTACttaggaaaatgtgtgtgtgtgtgttgtgttgtgtgtgtgtgttgtgtgtgttatgtgtgtgtgttgtgtatatgtgtgtatgtgtgtgtgtgttgtgtgtatgtgtgtgtgtttgtgtgtgtctttcaaaGTTCAGAGAAGAAAACTGTAAGCAAATTTTGAGTTctgctttattttggttttatgagacagtatctcacttatgtagcccaggctatcctggaatttcTGACGTAACCCAGGCTATTCTCAAACGCCCGACCCTCTCGCCTCTGAAGTTCTGGAATTGCAGACAGGCCTATGCCCACCACGCCTAAAACCAGTAATGTTTCCCTGTAAGTTCCTAACCAGAGCCAGCACGATGACGCAGTCAGCAAACCGTGTCAGTCTGATTGATGCACGGAGGAAGAGAATCAACGACCAAACATTGTCCGGTGACCCTCACACTGCACCacggcatgcacacacacaaccataaacacacacgtgcatgcatgcattaaCAAAAAAATTAAGGGAAGCTTAAAAGTACCTAAGCAAACTCCATACTACATAGTTCTTAAAATTTGTTGCTACCAGCATGACATTAGATTCTCAGGTGCAAACTACAAACTGAGAGCAAAAGAACACAGGACTCACCCTCTGTGTGCGCTCGGCAACACTGAAGTTCACGTAGCTGACAGGCTCGCTAGCTGCATCTGGGCTTGTCAATGCATACATGGTGAATCGGGGCAGCTGTCTTGTCAGTTCAAACACATGGAACTGGGTGCTACGCCCAAGCAATGAACACAGAGGAATGTTTGGTATAGTGTTAGTCTGCATCCCCCACCGCCTGCTTTTTTAggacagggtctcaggtagcccaggttggcctcaaacccctggtcctcttgcctctgcctcccaagattcCATGCACCACCTTGCCTGGCTCAGTACAATGCTATTTCACAGTGAGGGcccaggggaaaaaaacaaaactcattaCTGAGTCACCACCAACAGATGTCTATAGGTTACACTGAAGACAGAGGGAAAGTTTGAGGGTTCGAGTTCTGCAGCAACAGAGAGAGTTGAGATCTGGAAATAATGTCCGCtgcccacatagacacacactcaccacCAGGGCTTTACAATGccctgaaagaagagaaaaagtctTTGATTTTTAGTGATCaacagattttgttttttttacaaaacagggtttggctgggcagtggtggcgcacgcctttaatcccagcacttgggaggcagaggcaggcagatttctgagtttgaggccagcctggtctacaaagtgagttccaggacagccagggctacacagagaaaccctgtcttgaaaaacaaacaaacaacaacaacaaaatcagggTTTCACTAAGTTGCTCAGTAAGGCCTTCAGCTGTcttgtagtccagactggcctggacCTTCTGATCATCCGGCTGCAGCCTGACTGATGGGATCCCAGGCCTGCACCAGCACACCCAGTAGGAAAAGGCCTTTATCTTCAACAAGTGTAGTGGAGTTTTCCACCAGCTCCAATACTGCACCTCATCCAAATGTCTCCCACTTAGAGTGTTAGTGACCAactatatttaaataattatccAGTTGTTCAAATCCAGGACCTCAAGCATGCTAACTGTAAATCTTACCGTGGAGCCTCACCAAAAGCTCAAATATGCTGTTAACGTCTTTTGTGTCCCTAAGATCGCCTGATTAAAAATTGAAAACGACTACTTTAAGCTTACATGCCTCCATTTTCTTTGGAGGGAATttaaattaaggaaagaaaaggtCATGGGAAAATCCTGACTAGAAGGCAGATCCTTCAGTGACTTCCCTGGTCTGACAGAGGGCAATGGTAATAGCAAGCCCATCTCCATGGACATGACTGGGACAGAAAGCGTCACCTGCTTCTGTAACCCACGAAGGTTTTCAGGTGCAGATCCACAGGGACATCTTTGGGAGGTGTAATTGGTACCCGgagggagctggaaaggttgTGAATGCTGGGGTGGACCACATGGCTTTCACCCACAAAAATTCCCTCTGCAAAAATTAGTACTGCTCGGATGATAGTATCTGTAAGGAGAAGGAAAACAACATTTTAGGACTACTGCAAGACAGCACGGGTGCCTACCAGGACCAGCTGTACGGAGTATCTTACCATTGGAAGTGGAAATGCCTAATTCCGCATGCGCATCTTGTAAGTCATTCCCCATATTGACTGAGAGCGCTGTGTGGAGCCTGGTATTGGCTGGGATTATGCCTTTCTGCCCATCGGCCTCGTTCAGGGGACTGCTCAGTTCTGCCTGTAAGACACCTCCTAACTTCAGCTTAGTCACTCAGTCAACTAAGTCCATGTTAAATAATATGGCTATGCAGCTTCAGGACAGGACAGACTGCCTGCCCCTCTTACTAATCTGACCTTTACAACTCTTGAATCCCACGCACCTTGTTTGTGCTTCCTTGTTGTATCTGATCCTATGAGCAATACCCCCTCCTGCCTCTTCATCTGTGCTCCTCCATACCTCTTCATACCCCTTACAAAtacttgtgtctgtctgtccttctgtctgtctgtcttcttctcatctctctctctccttttaaaaacattttatacttatttttactTAGCTGAGTATGtgttgtgcatgcgtgtgtgagaTGCCTGGCGAGTCCAAAGAGCGTATAGAATCTCCTAAGgtcacaggccactgtgagccACCTGTGGGGGCTAGGATCCAAATGTGTGACCTCTGCAAGCTCAGTATACACTCTTAAATGctagaccatctctccagcacttctctctcctttttctgagATGAGGTCTGGCTATGTACTGCGGGCTAGAACTCAGGAGCCTCCTCTTAGCCCCCGAGTTCTGGGATGACATTGtataccaccacgcccagctttcatGCCCCCCTCTGACATGCCCTGGGGTAACACTGGCTACCCCCACCAAGTCTAACTTCATGGCTCTTCATTCCAGCAGTAGCCAAAAAGCAGAAGGAATCTGCATTTCTTCGGGTGgttgggagggcccagccctggCCACTCCGACACTGTCCCACACCTGCAGAGCATCCTCGCTGGCCCCAACATTTTAGACATTTTAGACAAGATCGCACCTTGGTGCTCTCCTCATAGTTGCGAAGTTCTAGCAACAGGTTCTGCTTTTTCTGACTCAG
The Mus musculus strain C57BL/6J chromosome 8, GRCm38.p6 C57BL/6J genome window above contains:
- the Bbs2 gene encoding Bardet-Biedl syndrome 2 protein homolog isoform X1, with translation MTETEIVTSLCPMYGSRFGYALSNGTVGVYDKTARYWRIKSKNHAMSIHAFDINSDGVCELITGWSNGKVDARSDRTGEVIFKDNFSSAVAGVVEGDYRMDGHVQLICCSVDGEIRGYLPGTAEMKGNLLDTSVEQDLIRELSQKKQNLLLELRNYEESTKAELSSPLNEADGQKGIIPANTRLHTALSVNMGNDLQDAHAELGISTSNDTIIRAVLIFAEGIFVGESHVVHPSIHNLSSSLRVPITPPKDVPVDLHLKTFVGYRSSTQFHVFELTRQLPRFTMYALTSPDAASEPVSYVNFSVAERTQRMVTWLNQNFLLPEDSNVQNSPFHVCFTSLRNGGQLYIKMKQSGEITVNTDDIDLAGDIIQSIASFFAIEDLQVEADFPVYFEELRKVLVKVDEYHSVHQKLSADMADNSNLIRSLLVRAEDARLMRDMKTMKSRYMELYDLNKDLLNGYKIRCNNHTELLGNLKAVNQAIQRAGRLRVGKPKNQVISACRDAIRSNNINTLFRIMRVGTAPS